The following are encoded together in the Weissella soli genome:
- the fni gene encoding type 2 isopentenyl-diphosphate Delta-isomerase — translation MESAHAHRKDEHLSVAELEMRQRPYNSSLNGVRLLHNALPESRVADVDLTVHDKNFPFTTPFYIEAMTGGSQKTGRINAKLAEVAKETGLAMAVGSQSVALKDTEAIATFTIARDINPDGFMIANIGAGHPVQHAQTVVDMIGANALEVHVNAAQEIVMAEGDREFMWLDNLADIVAKVAVPVIVKEVGFGMRQETIATLHAIGVQYVNIGGRSGTNFARIEDRRNRTDDNQHAYLYDWGQTTAESLLEAKALTEKPTIFATGGIQTPLDVVKAQVLGAKAVGVAGHFLHTVMNEDTSGLITEVTRWQNHLAKIYALLGVRSQAELLQVPYLLDPELLNYANQRELH, via the coding sequence ATGGAATCAGCACACGCCCATCGCAAAGATGAACATCTCTCGGTTGCTGAACTTGAAATGCGCCAACGTCCCTACAATTCTTCATTAAACGGGGTGCGCCTGTTACACAATGCATTACCTGAAAGCCGCGTGGCCGATGTAGATTTAACTGTCCACGATAAAAATTTCCCCTTCACAACGCCTTTTTATATTGAAGCGATGACGGGTGGGAGTCAAAAAACTGGTCGGATTAATGCCAAATTGGCTGAAGTGGCTAAAGAAACCGGCCTAGCCATGGCCGTTGGCTCACAGTCAGTCGCCCTCAAGGACACTGAAGCCATCGCAACCTTTACGATTGCCCGTGACATCAACCCAGATGGTTTTATGATTGCAAACATCGGTGCTGGGCATCCTGTTCAACACGCACAAACCGTTGTTGATATGATTGGGGCCAACGCCTTGGAAGTACATGTGAATGCCGCGCAAGAAATTGTGATGGCTGAAGGTGATCGTGAATTTATGTGGCTTGATAATTTGGCTGATATCGTCGCGAAGGTTGCTGTGCCAGTGATTGTCAAAGAAGTTGGGTTCGGAATGCGCCAAGAGACCATCGCGACACTGCATGCCATTGGGGTGCAATATGTCAATATTGGTGGTCGTTCTGGCACGAACTTTGCCCGCATTGAAGATCGGCGTAACCGTACAGATGATAACCAACATGCCTATCTGTATGATTGGGGACAAACGACCGCCGAATCTTTACTTGAAGCCAAGGCTCTCACCGAAAAGCCAACCATTTTTGCAACAGGTGGGATTCAAACGCCTTTGGATGTCGTGAAAGCACAAGTTCTGGGGGCCAAAGCCGTTGGTGTGGCTGGCCATTTTCTACATACGGTGATGAATGAAGACACCAGTGGCCTGATCACAGAGGTTACACGTTGGCAAAATCACTTAGCCAAAATTTATGCACTCTTAGGTGTCCGTTCGCAAGCTGAATTGTTACAGGTGCCCTATCTCTTGGACCCTGAATTGCTTAACTACGCCAACCAGCGTGAGTTACACTAA
- a CDS encoding helicase C-terminal domain-containing protein — protein sequence MINKEIYAVVDLETTRTRMTDGRIIQIAIAFVQKNKIINQFNTLINPGNRERIPKMITQLTGITPKMVADAPFFEDVAFTLHAMLSGTIFVAHNVNFDLPFLNAEFERVGLTSLKNEAIDTEPLSRILWPTAPAYRLRDLTTYLNIEHGHPHQADSDAIATAELLVKIFDKARALPMITLQTLTEMPLVLPMDSRMILVEALAANRQSPEPLPSQLQVVDGLAIRRYSMPDPVHKRIADKFPAKKAAKEKLFGDRFEYRDEQAKMMNLIHTHFNDSELSTVPGQSSLVMEAPTGLGKTLGFLLPMAYLAVETGRKVVVAEPTITMQHQVQTVVEEQLKPLLSFDIRVAVLKGHLNYLNLQSFKRMLKRDEGSIPMQLAKAQMLVWLTETLTGDFDELNLNNVSQEFLARVAQPANNPAASSFAQYEFTARQAVLAEEADFIIVNHAYMVSHHADMVFQLKPYLVIDEAQHLPDTVITQSRHQVNFKQWGDVVHAGLDILAAHHQPSLQSVFERLHGGSRMLTNLRNQLQLLEDQLPKVEQKLYRRFGMQKGLELDHKQVVDSEIELADLAQFFLDNADLINAIQRAVTVLTDGLETMLTNFAEADQTFSVSERQELADFRRIVGQINTNSNRINQFKNELVMYPTASIFWLSESLGGATPSVRLAGGLLHTTNYFKQRIYPNFMPPVLTGATLFTSKKSGYLFNRFDLDEDSATSYRFGDVFDYAKQSQLLLVKNAPLPTSYNYADYLAEQLLKIADAVEENTLVLFTSNDMIAHVYNRMQNNHEYGDVSTTILAQGISGTRNKILRRLETEKPMMVLGSASFWEGIDLPGDQLRLVIMARLPFEQPDNIVAKAEEAVLISQGRQPFYQSTLPKAILRFRQGVGRLIRSQDDYGAIIVFDSRLISKSYGRSVRNMMPEAMPQLEVLDTEVVPILTDFFAQHE from the coding sequence ATGATAAATAAAGAGATTTACGCAGTTGTTGATTTAGAGACGACGCGCACTAGAATGACAGATGGACGTATTATTCAAATTGCGATTGCATTTGTCCAGAAAAATAAAATAATTAATCAGTTTAATACATTAATTAATCCAGGAAACCGGGAACGGATTCCAAAGATGATTACCCAACTTACGGGCATCACCCCAAAAATGGTGGCGGATGCACCGTTCTTTGAAGATGTTGCGTTCACCCTGCACGCGATGTTGTCGGGAACGATTTTTGTGGCCCATAATGTCAATTTTGATTTGCCATTTTTGAACGCGGAATTTGAACGGGTTGGGTTGACTAGCCTTAAAAATGAGGCCATCGATACGGAACCATTGTCACGTATTTTGTGGCCAACGGCACCGGCCTATCGTTTGCGTGACTTAACGACTTATCTCAATATCGAGCATGGCCACCCGCATCAAGCAGATAGTGACGCGATTGCAACGGCTGAATTGCTAGTGAAGATTTTTGACAAGGCACGGGCATTACCGATGATCACATTGCAAACTTTAACGGAGATGCCCCTTGTTTTGCCAATGGATTCACGCATGATTTTGGTCGAAGCTTTGGCAGCTAACCGGCAATCACCAGAACCTCTACCAAGTCAGTTACAAGTAGTTGATGGCTTGGCGATTCGGCGTTATTCCATGCCAGATCCAGTGCATAAGCGCATTGCTGACAAGTTTCCTGCTAAAAAAGCGGCTAAGGAAAAGTTGTTTGGTGATCGGTTCGAGTATCGTGATGAACAAGCTAAAATGATGAATCTGATTCATACGCATTTCAATGACAGTGAATTGTCAACAGTGCCAGGACAGAGTAGTCTCGTGATGGAAGCCCCAACCGGCTTAGGGAAAACATTGGGCTTTTTGTTACCAATGGCCTATTTAGCTGTTGAAACTGGGCGTAAAGTCGTCGTGGCTGAACCTACGATTACGATGCAACATCAAGTGCAAACAGTGGTTGAAGAACAACTAAAACCCCTGTTATCCTTTGATATTCGGGTAGCCGTCTTAAAGGGCCATTTGAATTATTTGAATCTGCAAAGCTTTAAACGCATGCTGAAGCGTGATGAGGGATCAATTCCCATGCAGCTCGCCAAGGCCCAGATGTTAGTTTGGCTGACTGAGACCTTAACAGGTGATTTTGATGAACTGAACTTAAATAATGTCTCACAGGAATTCTTGGCCAGGGTGGCCCAGCCGGCCAATAATCCAGCGGCATCAAGTTTTGCGCAATATGAGTTCACAGCTCGCCAAGCCGTGCTAGCTGAGGAGGCCGATTTCATTATCGTCAATCATGCCTATATGGTAAGTCATCATGCAGATATGGTGTTTCAACTGAAGCCATATTTGGTCATTGACGAAGCGCAACATTTGCCAGATACCGTGATTACGCAGAGTCGTCATCAAGTGAACTTCAAGCAGTGGGGTGATGTGGTCCATGCGGGTCTCGATATTTTAGCAGCTCATCACCAGCCAAGTCTGCAAAGCGTCTTTGAACGCTTGCATGGTGGTAGCCGGATGCTGACAAATCTACGGAACCAGTTACAATTATTAGAAGATCAGCTTCCCAAGGTTGAACAAAAATTGTATCGCCGGTTTGGGATGCAAAAAGGGCTTGAATTAGACCATAAGCAAGTAGTCGATAGTGAAATCGAACTTGCAGATTTAGCCCAATTCTTTTTGGATAATGCAGATTTGATCAATGCGATTCAACGGGCGGTTACCGTGTTGACGGACGGATTAGAGACGATGCTGACCAATTTTGCGGAAGCTGACCAAACCTTTAGTGTGAGTGAACGGCAAGAATTGGCTGATTTCAGGCGCATAGTCGGTCAAATTAACACCAATAGCAATCGCATTAATCAATTTAAAAATGAATTAGTGATGTACCCAACCGCCAGCATCTTTTGGTTGTCTGAATCACTTGGTGGCGCAACACCTTCAGTACGGTTGGCCGGTGGCTTGCTACATACCACGAACTACTTTAAACAACGGATTTATCCTAACTTTATGCCACCGGTCTTGACGGGGGCAACCTTGTTTACTTCTAAAAAATCTGGTTACCTATTCAATCGGTTTGATTTGGATGAAGACAGTGCTACCAGTTACCGGTTTGGGGATGTGTTTGATTATGCGAAGCAATCACAGTTATTGCTCGTCAAAAATGCACCACTCCCAACATCGTATAACTATGCGGATTACCTGGCAGAACAGTTACTGAAGATTGCGGATGCAGTTGAAGAGAACACTCTCGTTTTGTTCACATCAAATGATATGATTGCGCATGTGTATAATCGTATGCAAAACAATCATGAATATGGGGATGTTTCCACGACCATCCTGGCCCAGGGAATTTCTGGCACACGTAATAAAATATTGCGTCGTTTGGAAACTGAAAAGCCGATGATGGTGCTTGGATCAGCCAGTTTCTGGGAAGGTATCGATTTGCCGGGTGACCAATTACGGCTGGTCATCATGGCCCGGTTGCCTTTTGAACAACCAGATAATATCGTTGCAAAAGCGGAAGAGGCCGTCTTGATTTCTCAGGGGCGGCAACCGTTCTATCAAAGTACGTTGCCCAAGGCGATCTTGCGCTTCCGCCAGGGTGTCGGCCGACTCATTCGCTCACAGGACGACTATGGTGCCATTATTGTGTTTGATTCACGGTTGATTTCTAAGTCATATGGTCGGTCAGTCCGAAATATGATGCCTGAAGCGATGCCGCAACTTGAAGTTTTAGATACAGAAGTTGTGCCGATCTTAACTGATTTTTTTGCACAACATGAATGA
- the asnS gene encoding asparagine--tRNA ligase, with the protein METIRIADAQHHVGEKVRLNVWLRNKRGSGKMQFLQLRDGSAFMQGVVAKEEVGEEIFATAKGLKQETSMILTGTIRADDRSKFGYELDVQDIEIIGESEGYPITPKEHGTDFLFDNRHLYVRHVKPFAVLKIRDTITRAIMDFFHQDGFTRLDSPVLTGSAPEGTTELFETDYFGTPAFLAQTGQLYAEAGIFGFGKVYDFGPVFRAEKSKTRRHLTEFWMIDAEMAWMHQDQSLDVQERFIKFLLAAVLKENSYELDLLERDKDLLQSYIDADFPRVSYDDAVKLLQENDFEIKWGEDFGSPEETFLANHFAKPVFITNYPKGVKAFYMKRAEDRDDVVVSADLLAPEGYGEIIGGSERDIDFDYLQKRLEQEGLDLEEYEWYLDLRKFGSVPHSGFGLGLERMVTFVSGESHIREAIPFPRTLGRLRP; encoded by the coding sequence ATGGAAACAATTCGTATTGCTGACGCACAACATCACGTAGGTGAGAAAGTTCGTTTGAACGTTTGGTTACGTAACAAACGTGGTTCAGGAAAGATGCAATTCTTGCAATTGCGCGATGGTTCAGCCTTTATGCAAGGAGTTGTCGCTAAAGAAGAGGTTGGCGAAGAAATTTTTGCTACCGCCAAAGGGCTCAAACAAGAAACGTCAATGATTTTGACTGGTACGATTCGAGCTGATGATCGTTCAAAGTTTGGTTATGAACTAGACGTACAAGACATCGAAATTATTGGTGAGTCAGAGGGTTACCCGATTACACCAAAGGAACACGGTACGGATTTCTTGTTTGATAACCGTCACTTATACGTACGTCATGTGAAGCCGTTTGCTGTTTTAAAGATTCGTGACACCATTACCCGGGCGATTATGGATTTCTTCCATCAAGATGGCTTTACGCGTTTGGATTCACCCGTTTTGACTGGTTCAGCCCCAGAGGGTACGACTGAATTATTCGAAACTGATTACTTCGGCACACCAGCCTTCTTGGCGCAAACTGGTCAATTATATGCGGAAGCGGGTATTTTTGGTTTTGGTAAAGTTTATGACTTTGGCCCAGTTTTCCGTGCTGAAAAGTCAAAGACCCGGCGTCACCTGACAGAGTTTTGGATGATCGATGCTGAAATGGCCTGGATGCACCAGGATCAGAGTTTGGATGTGCAAGAACGTTTCATCAAGTTTTTATTGGCGGCCGTTTTGAAGGAAAACAGCTACGAATTAGATTTGCTTGAACGTGATAAAGATCTGTTGCAATCATATATCGACGCTGATTTTCCACGTGTGTCATATGATGATGCCGTCAAGTTACTGCAAGAAAATGACTTTGAAATCAAGTGGGGTGAGGACTTTGGTTCACCAGAAGAAACGTTCCTGGCAAACCACTTTGCTAAGCCTGTCTTCATCACTAATTATCCAAAGGGCGTGAAAGCTTTCTATATGAAGCGCGCCGAGGATCGTGATGACGTGGTCGTTTCAGCTGATCTTTTGGCACCCGAAGGTTACGGTGAAATCATTGGTGGTTCAGAGCGTGATATCGACTTTGATTACTTGCAGAAACGTCTTGAACAAGAAGGCTTGGATTTGGAAGAGTACGAATGGTATCTCGATTTGCGTAAGTTTGGTTCCGTGCCTCACTCAGGGTTTGGTCTCGGCTTGGAACGGATGGTCACCTTCGTTTCTGGAGAATCACACATTCGTGAAGCAATTCCATTCCCACGTACTTTGGGACGTTTGCGACCATAA
- a CDS encoding phosphomevalonate kinase codes for MMEFMVPGKLFIAGEYAVTHPGVPGVVFAVDRFMQVTIAPADDYRVTSDLLGEVTLEAPTAWPTKRANTPWQLVSAAFDVTYAYMQTKAQPTPGFHLTLSSHMTEAGKKIGLGSSGATVVGVIKAVASFWQLTLTPLEIYRLAVLAMLHTPKFNHGSFGDIAAASFGGLLLYAKPTTQGFINHTDLNELLTMPWPNLLIEPLDWPATWSIQIGWTQAPADTQSQLVKQPTAALMQAFDADNTMIVSHLVHAIKTQDFTNFAKAVLADHLLISDYLRQTNRPYLTPVLQQLIADANALNLPAKVSGAGNGDNGLAFSDGLAMIAELHQQWQSHAIMPLPLNIYYY; via the coding sequence ATGATGGAATTTATGGTTCCCGGCAAGTTATTCATCGCTGGCGAATATGCAGTCACCCACCCCGGTGTCCCGGGTGTGGTGTTTGCCGTTGACCGCTTCATGCAAGTCACAATTGCACCGGCTGATGACTACCGGGTTACCAGTGATCTATTGGGCGAGGTGACCTTAGAGGCCCCTACCGCCTGGCCAACTAAACGTGCAAACACCCCGTGGCAGTTGGTCAGCGCTGCCTTTGATGTGACGTACGCCTACATGCAAACAAAAGCGCAACCGACGCCAGGATTTCATTTAACCTTATCTAGTCATATGACCGAGGCCGGTAAAAAAATTGGTCTTGGCTCATCGGGAGCGACCGTCGTTGGCGTGATCAAGGCAGTTGCCAGCTTCTGGCAACTGACACTTACGCCGCTTGAAATTTATCGTCTTGCTGTGTTAGCAATGTTACATACCCCCAAGTTTAACCATGGTTCATTCGGTGATATCGCGGCCGCGAGTTTCGGCGGGCTGTTGCTGTATGCCAAACCAACCACGCAAGGTTTCATCAATCACACTGATTTAAACGAACTGTTGACGATGCCATGGCCAAACTTATTAATCGAGCCTCTGGACTGGCCAGCAACTTGGTCAATTCAAATTGGCTGGACGCAAGCTCCTGCAGACACGCAAAGTCAATTGGTGAAACAACCCACTGCCGCTTTAATGCAAGCATTCGATGCGGATAATACAATGATTGTGAGCCATTTGGTGCATGCCATCAAAACACAGGATTTCACAAATTTTGCAAAAGCTGTTTTGGCCGATCATTTGTTGATTTCTGACTATTTACGGCAAACGAACCGCCCCTATCTAACACCCGTACTGCAGCAATTAATTGCTGATGCAAATGCGCTCAATTTACCAGCTAAAGTCAGTGGTGCCGGCAATGGCGACAACGGGCTGGCATTCAGTGATGGGTTAGCAATGATCGCTGAGCTCCATCAACAGTGGCAGAGCCATGCGATTATGCCCTTACCACTCAACATTTACTATTATTAG
- a CDS encoding DUF5590 domain-containing protein, protein MEMRARINRQRQKMRWMLGTIFGVLAVIGLVYSLLGTATRPIDQANHKYSQIALDQKALTSVTNFYWNARQKTYYTILGKDAKNRQKVVIVAKGTQKLHTYLMKDGVTAEKAQAVVTTAYQPKKITNIGMSMYAGVPVWEVTFIDKKGNLNYITVQFYNGKIVRTIRNL, encoded by the coding sequence ATGGAAATGCGGGCTAGAATAAATCGCCAACGACAAAAAATGCGTTGGATGCTAGGCACTATCTTCGGTGTGTTAGCTGTGATTGGATTAGTCTACAGTCTCTTGGGTACTGCCACACGCCCAATTGATCAAGCCAACCACAAATATAGTCAGATCGCCCTGGACCAAAAGGCCCTGACTTCGGTGACCAATTTTTATTGGAATGCGCGACAAAAAACGTATTACACTATCTTAGGTAAAGATGCTAAAAATCGGCAAAAAGTGGTCATTGTGGCCAAAGGGACGCAGAAGTTGCACACCTATCTTATGAAAGATGGGGTGACTGCTGAGAAGGCCCAAGCAGTTGTGACGACAGCCTACCAGCCGAAAAAAATTACGAATATTGGTATGTCAATGTATGCCGGGGTTCCTGTGTGGGAAGTCACGTTTATTGACAAAAAAGGGAATTTAAATTACATCACGGTGCAGTTCTACAATGGCAAAATTGTCCGTACAATTCGCAATCTATAA
- the mvk gene encoding mevalonate kinase, whose product MLEQATGTSHAKVILIGEHSVVYHQPAIALPLPAINITATLTKRAAGQLIISNEHSGELSEMSEAYEGIRQLITRLLRNFNATELSFTLRIDSLIPQERGMGSSAASAVAIIRAFFNFFEVELPDVELQRWANVEEMITHGSPSGIDAATTAHNKPVWFVKGSQPETIPMNLDATLILADTGVHGQTGLAVSVVRETLETNAQIAQPAIDALGELTRAAGVALEKNQVAELGAILNQAQTHLETLGVSHPKLDLLIAAARQAGALGAKLTGGGVGGAMIALTKTPAQTSAVIAALETVGAREIWTQQYTTTQ is encoded by the coding sequence TTGTTAGAACAAGCTACCGGCACAAGTCATGCCAAGGTTATTTTAATCGGTGAACACTCCGTAGTGTATCACCAACCAGCGATTGCCCTTCCGCTCCCTGCAATCAATATCACTGCAACGCTCACGAAGCGTGCGGCTGGTCAATTAATTATTAGTAATGAACACTCTGGCGAACTCAGTGAGATGTCTGAAGCCTATGAAGGTATTCGTCAACTGATTACGCGCCTTTTGCGTAATTTCAATGCGACAGAATTATCGTTTACCCTGCGCATTGACTCATTGATTCCACAAGAACGTGGTATGGGATCCTCAGCTGCCAGCGCTGTCGCAATTATTCGAGCTTTTTTTAATTTCTTTGAAGTGGAACTACCCGACGTTGAGTTACAACGCTGGGCTAATGTTGAAGAAATGATCACGCACGGTTCGCCTTCTGGCATTGATGCTGCGACCACCGCCCACAATAAGCCGGTCTGGTTCGTGAAAGGGTCACAACCGGAGACGATTCCGATGAATCTCGATGCAACGCTTATTTTGGCCGACACTGGTGTACATGGCCAGACTGGTTTAGCGGTTTCTGTCGTCCGTGAAACCCTCGAAACGAATGCACAGATTGCCCAACCAGCGATTGATGCGCTGGGCGAACTGACGCGTGCAGCCGGGGTGGCGCTGGAAAAAAATCAAGTTGCCGAGTTAGGTGCGATCCTGAACCAAGCCCAAACTCACCTGGAAACTCTGGGCGTTTCACATCCCAAGTTGGATTTGTTAATTGCGGCTGCTCGTCAGGCTGGCGCGCTCGGTGCTAAGCTGACTGGCGGTGGCGTTGGTGGCGCGATGATCGCTTTAACTAAAACCCCTGCTCAGACCAGCGCCGTGATCGCGGCACTGGAAACGGTTGGTGCACGTGAAATCTGGACCCAACAATACACGACTACCCAGTAA
- the mvaD gene encoding diphosphomevalonate decarboxylase encodes MSQYTARAHTNIALLKYWGKTDTNLIIPTTTSISLTLNEFYTDTTVWFDEQLTADDITLNNVSLQGRGYEKVTRFMDLVRDRANQHQFVHVHSINHVPTAAGLASSASAFAALAGAASAAAGLSLEPADLSRLARRGSGSASRSIFGGFAQWDRGHDDQTSVAHALTETVDWPIQLLTLIVNDQPKKIDSRGGMQNARANSPFYQQWVDMANAQVPAMQAAINNHDLVALGTLAEANALQMHAQNMVANPPFTYLTDVSWLIIETVKALRATGIPVYATMDAGPNVKLISQPADTEKIMVALRKVLPEIQVTVATPGPGIQIVQGDRI; translated from the coding sequence ATGTCACAATATACTGCTCGTGCACATACAAACATTGCCCTCTTAAAATACTGGGGTAAGACTGATACCAACTTGATCATCCCCACGACCACCTCAATTAGCTTAACGTTGAATGAATTTTATACTGACACCACGGTTTGGTTTGATGAGCAGCTCACCGCCGATGACATCACATTAAATAACGTTTCATTACAAGGACGAGGTTACGAAAAAGTGACACGCTTCATGGACTTAGTCCGTGATCGAGCGAATCAGCACCAGTTTGTCCATGTTCACTCAATTAATCATGTGCCTACTGCGGCTGGCTTAGCTTCTTCAGCATCCGCTTTTGCCGCATTAGCCGGGGCAGCCAGTGCGGCTGCCGGTCTATCACTTGAACCGGCAGATCTATCACGGCTAGCCCGCCGTGGTTCGGGTTCAGCGAGTCGTTCAATCTTTGGGGGTTTTGCACAATGGGATCGTGGGCATGATGACCAAACTTCCGTAGCACACGCGCTTACAGAAACTGTGGATTGGCCGATTCAACTATTGACTTTGATTGTCAATGATCAACCTAAAAAAATTGATTCTCGTGGGGGCATGCAAAATGCCCGCGCGAACTCACCTTTTTACCAGCAATGGGTCGACATGGCCAATGCCCAAGTGCCAGCTATGCAAGCGGCAATTAACAATCACGATTTGGTGGCCCTTGGCACCTTAGCTGAAGCAAATGCACTGCAAATGCATGCGCAAAATATGGTCGCCAACCCACCATTTACATATTTAACCGATGTATCCTGGTTGATTATCGAAACTGTGAAAGCCTTGCGGGCAACTGGCATCCCCGTCTATGCCACTATGGATGCAGGACCAAATGTCAAATTAATTTCTCAGCCAGCTGATACCGAAAAAATTATGGTTGCGCTTCGTAAAGTCCTACCTGAGATTCAAGTCACGGTGGCGACCCCTGGTCCAGGAATTCAAATTGTGCAAGGAGATCGAATTTGA
- a CDS encoding YitT family protein, producing MSNTIEKNHLNMRPIDFIVIALGTAAYGFGLANINIPNSLAEGGVTGLTLIARALFHIDPAYTTLIFNLPLILLGMKLLTRRDIIYTIWGIVNLSFWIWVWQRIPGLTPNLEHDMFVSALLAGAIGGIGSGFVYRFGGTTGGADIVARIFEQRFHVPMGRTLFMIDAGVLTLSLVYINIPQMVYTLIAAFVFAQMVNFTQQGSYTARAFMIFSQENEAISQAIMSEFERGTTLLHAEGGYSHDYNKVLYTVVDPSEMHKVRQLIHEIDPKAFVTIVNTSETLGEGFTYLKPKKKSLFQFK from the coding sequence ATGAGTAATACAATTGAAAAAAATCATTTAAACATGCGCCCCATCGATTTTATCGTGATCGCACTGGGAACTGCGGCCTACGGGTTTGGGTTAGCTAACATCAACATTCCAAATAGTTTAGCTGAGGGTGGTGTCACTGGGCTAACTTTGATCGCGCGGGCACTTTTCCATATTGATCCCGCGTACACCACACTTATATTTAATCTACCATTGATTTTATTAGGTATGAAATTATTGACCAGACGTGACATCATTTATACGATTTGGGGTATTGTCAATCTATCCTTTTGGATATGGGTATGGCAACGTATTCCAGGTCTGACACCTAATCTTGAACATGACATGTTTGTTTCGGCTTTGCTTGCTGGTGCAATTGGCGGTATTGGATCAGGTTTTGTCTACCGCTTTGGTGGTACTACGGGTGGTGCCGATATTGTCGCCCGCATCTTTGAACAACGTTTTCACGTTCCTATGGGCCGGACCTTGTTCATGATTGACGCTGGCGTGTTGACCCTCTCATTGGTCTACATCAATATCCCCCAAATGGTCTACACCTTAATTGCCGCTTTTGTTTTCGCTCAAATGGTAAATTTCACGCAACAAGGTTCATATACCGCGCGTGCCTTTATGATATTTAGTCAAGAGAACGAGGCAATTTCACAAGCGATTATGAGTGAATTTGAGCGTGGTACAACCTTACTGCATGCTGAAGGTGGCTATTCTCACGATTATAATAAGGTGCTCTACACCGTCGTTGATCCTTCTGAAATGCACAAGGTCCGTCAATTAATTCATGAGATTGATCCAAAAGCCTTCGTAACCATTGTCAACACCTCTGAAACATTGGGCGAAGGGTTTACCTACCTCAAACCAAAGAAAAAGAGTCTCTTTCAGTTCAAATAA
- a CDS encoding TetR/AcrR family transcriptional regulator has translation MLTETIRHQTDEQIIDATLTLLQSQSYDQLAVTEITRMAGVSRMAFYRHFGTKEAVIGAIVTQLTNDFTNEAQTLPRDAKVVAEAFFEFVQANAIAIAVLLNAGLREQFYPPLRDVLHALYSDILRENASKAVAVDYVSDFTASGMLAIAIRWISTGMHESVSDLAQIAKEMTDAQNKYL, from the coding sequence ATGTTAACTGAAACTATCCGTCACCAAACGGATGAACAAATCATCGATGCAACCCTCACTTTGTTGCAAAGCCAATCCTATGACCAACTTGCGGTCACTGAAATTACCCGCATGGCAGGCGTGTCTCGGATGGCTTTCTATCGCCACTTTGGTACAAAGGAAGCGGTCATTGGTGCCATCGTTACCCAATTAACAAATGACTTCACGAATGAAGCCCAGACGCTCCCCCGTGATGCAAAGGTCGTTGCTGAAGCGTTCTTTGAATTTGTCCAAGCAAATGCCATTGCGATTGCCGTGCTATTGAATGCCGGTTTACGTGAACAATTCTACCCACCTTTACGTGACGTGTTGCACGCCTTGTATTCGGATATCTTACGAGAAAATGCGTCGAAAGCAGTGGCCGTCGATTACGTATCAGATTTTACTGCTTCGGGGATGCTTGCAATTGCAATTCGCTGGATTTCAACTGGTATGCATGAATCAGTGTCAGATTTAGCGCAAATTGCGAAAGAAATGACGGATGCCCAAAATAAGTATTTGTAA